Proteins from a genomic interval of Desulfofustis limnaeus:
- a CDS encoding hybrid sensor histidine kinase/response regulator, with the protein MNRNMATPPDRDRFQSAREKFLGLSLESTRKSYYPQLKEQLDASKENEQRLQLLIDSLPAYISYVDADQRFILVNHQYEQAFAIQREQVIGQEMRVIVGETNYQRLLPYIGDVLSGRTVQFEVPMSLPDDSEKWLDNRFIPVTDRAGEVAGFYTLCLDLTEKKQAELERFRLEEKLREANKFKAIGTLAGGIAHDFNNLLMGIQGHASLMAVDMPGNDPRQTHLQAIEEHIRSAANLTKQLLGLARGGKYEAKPIDLHQLLSSSAQMFGRTHKELTIHQNFLGVPLVVEADRNQIEQVLLNIFVNASQAMPDGGSIFLETRITELDPSWSRAHDVAPGTFARLSITDTGCGMDEATRQQVFDPFFTTKDKQRGTGLGLASAYGIIKNHGGYITVYSEINHGTTFNVHLPLSSREAMEEREAKQELQQGSGTVLLIDDEDMILDVGQAMLTALGYQAIIANGGDKGLHLLTASAPSIDLVIVDLIMPGLDGGKVFDKIRSHYPDLPVVLCSGYSINGQAAAIMSRGCNGFIQKPFNIMELSRLLQDILAPHTPAEPQKR; encoded by the coding sequence GTGAACCGGAACATGGCCACCCCTCCCGATCGAGATCGCTTCCAGTCGGCGCGCGAAAAGTTCCTCGGGCTCAGTCTCGAGTCCACACGCAAGAGCTATTACCCGCAGCTCAAAGAGCAACTTGATGCTTCCAAGGAAAACGAGCAACGACTACAATTGCTTATCGACTCGCTGCCGGCCTACATATCGTACGTGGATGCGGACCAGCGTTTCATTCTGGTCAACCACCAGTACGAACAAGCTTTTGCAATACAACGGGAACAGGTTATCGGCCAGGAAATGCGCGTTATCGTCGGCGAGACCAATTATCAGAGACTGCTTCCGTACATCGGTGATGTCCTCTCCGGTCGCACCGTCCAGTTTGAGGTGCCGATGAGCCTTCCCGATGATTCGGAAAAATGGCTGGACAACCGCTTCATACCAGTTACCGATCGGGCTGGCGAGGTGGCCGGTTTCTATACCCTCTGCCTCGACCTCACCGAGAAGAAACAGGCGGAACTCGAACGTTTCCGCCTCGAGGAAAAACTCAGGGAAGCAAACAAATTCAAAGCCATCGGCACCCTGGCCGGGGGTATTGCCCACGATTTCAACAATCTCTTGATGGGCATTCAAGGCCATGCCTCGCTGATGGCCGTGGATATGCCCGGCAACGATCCGCGCCAAACGCACCTGCAGGCCATTGAGGAGCATATTCGTAGTGCCGCTAATTTAACCAAGCAATTACTGGGACTGGCCAGAGGCGGTAAATATGAAGCCAAACCAATTGACTTACACCAACTGCTTTCCAGCAGCGCCCAGATGTTCGGCAGGACCCACAAAGAACTGACCATCCACCAGAACTTTCTAGGGGTGCCGCTGGTGGTCGAAGCGGACCGCAACCAGATCGAACAGGTCCTACTCAACATCTTCGTCAACGCCTCCCAAGCCATGCCCGATGGAGGGTCGATTTTCCTCGAAACGAGGATCACAGAATTGGATCCGTCCTGGAGCCGGGCTCATGATGTCGCTCCCGGCACGTTCGCCCGCCTATCCATTACCGATACCGGGTGCGGTATGGATGAAGCAACTCGGCAACAGGTCTTCGATCCCTTTTTCACCACCAAAGACAAACAGCGTGGCACCGGACTCGGCCTCGCGTCCGCGTATGGGATCATCAAAAACCATGGGGGATACATCACCGTCTACAGCGAGATCAACCACGGAACCACCTTCAATGTCCATCTCCCTCTCTCAAGCAGAGAGGCGATGGAGGAACGGGAAGCCAAACAAGAGTTGCAGCAGGGATCGGGAACGGTCCTGCTGATCGACGATGAGGACATGATCCTCGATGTCGGCCAAGCCATGCTGACGGCGCTTGGCTACCAGGCCATCATTGCCAATGGCGGCGACAAAGGCTTGCACCTGTTGACCGCATCCGCCCCCTCCATCGATCTGGTCATCGTCGACTTGATCATGCCGGGGCTGGACGGCGGCAAGGTATTCGACAAGATCCGCAGCCACTATCCGGACCTGCCGGTGGTCCTCTGCAGCGGCTACAGCATCAACGGCCAGGCCGCGGCAATCATGTCCCGCGGCTGCAATGGCTTTATTCAGAAACCGTTCAACATCATGGAATTGTCACGCTTGCTGCAGGACATACTGGCGCCGCACACGCCGGCGGAGCCGCAGAAACGATAA
- the ercA gene encoding alcohol dehydrogenase-like regulatory protein ErcA: MNSHLLFNLRKFLAPEIVYGAGSLELAGRHASNLGASRVLLVSDPGVLANGWAGRVETSMKQNGIDVFTFADISPNPRDHEVMAGADRYRDHGCDLIVAVGGGSPMDCAKGIGVVVTNGGVITEYEGVDEVGKPVPPLLFIPTTAGTSADVSQFAIISDTSRQVKIAIISKMVIPDVALVDPLTTTTMPVELTAATGMDALCHAFEAAVSTASSPLTDMAAEAAIKLIFDNLVKACHDLTNPGYRDKMMMASLMAGLAFSNASLGIVHAMAHALGGRMDLPHGECNALLLEKAILYNYPFADEKYERLGRLMGLQIDATPPSARAQAIASSVARLRGAVGINQRLGDRGVRDEHLPRLADMAFRDPCLATNPRESNPEEIAALYRQNL, from the coding sequence ATGAATAGCCATCTTCTTTTCAACCTCCGCAAATTTCTCGCCCCCGAGATCGTTTACGGCGCCGGTTCCCTTGAACTGGCCGGCCGCCACGCCAGCAATCTCGGCGCTTCCCGGGTCCTTCTCGTGTCGGACCCAGGGGTGCTGGCCAACGGCTGGGCCGGCCGGGTCGAAACCAGCATGAAACAGAATGGCATCGATGTGTTCACCTTCGCCGACATCTCTCCCAACCCAAGAGACCACGAAGTGATGGCCGGCGCCGATCGTTATCGGGACCATGGTTGTGATCTGATCGTTGCTGTTGGCGGCGGCAGTCCCATGGATTGCGCCAAGGGTATCGGCGTTGTCGTCACCAATGGCGGCGTCATCACCGAATACGAAGGAGTCGATGAAGTAGGCAAGCCGGTACCACCGTTGCTGTTTATCCCGACAACCGCCGGAACATCGGCGGATGTCTCACAATTCGCCATTATTTCCGATACCTCTCGGCAGGTAAAAATCGCCATCATCAGCAAGATGGTCATCCCGGACGTCGCTCTGGTCGATCCGCTGACCACCACCACCATGCCGGTCGAGTTGACCGCTGCAACCGGTATGGATGCCCTCTGTCACGCCTTCGAAGCAGCAGTCTCCACCGCCTCCTCACCGCTCACCGACATGGCTGCGGAAGCGGCAATAAAACTGATTTTCGACAATCTCGTCAAGGCCTGCCATGATTTGACAAATCCTGGATATCGCGACAAAATGATGATGGCCAGCCTGATGGCCGGTCTGGCCTTTTCCAATGCCAGCCTCGGTATCGTTCATGCCATGGCGCATGCCCTCGGCGGCCGCATGGATTTACCCCACGGCGAATGCAACGCCCTGCTGCTGGAAAAAGCGATCCTCTATAACTACCCGTTTGCCGACGAAAAATACGAGCGATTGGGGAGGTTGATGGGTCTCCAGATCGATGCCACTCCACCGTCGGCCAGGGCCCAGGCAATCGCCTCCAGTGTGGCTCGACTGCGTGGAGCGGTCGGCATCAATCAACGCCTTGGCGATCGTGGCGTGCGCGACGAACACCTACCTCGTCTGGCCGACATGGCCTTTCGTGACCCCTGTCTGGCAACCAATCCCAGAGAATCAAATCCTGAAGAGATCGCAGCCCTGTACCGGCAGAATCTCTGA